Below is a window of Alphaproteobacteria bacterium DNA.
TTCGCTGCGAATCAGACGCAGAATATCAGTCGTTTTTTCATTGGCGAGGCTGGGATATTCCATAGTAAAAAGTGAGTTATGCATTGGTTTTCTTATTTTTTGTTTTTAAAGCTGCTTTCTTCACCTTGCAATAAGCGATTAATATTGGCGCGGTGTGTAATAAAAATAATCATTGTGATGAGCAATATAATAAATGTCACATGCATATCGCTGATAAAAAAACTAAATAATGGTGCTAGGGCAAAAGCGACCAGAGCTGCTAAAGAAGAAATGCGCCAGAGTTTGAACACTATCAGCCACGTAGCAATAGCTGCAAAAAATACCAATGGTGTGAGTGCCAGCAAAACGCCAAGCGCAGTCGCAACGCCTTTGCCACCTTTAAATTTAAGCCACACAGGGAAGATATGCCCTAAAACCGCTAACAGACCGGCTACGGCCACGAATATGGATGGCACAGTAACTGGTGGTGTTACAGCTAAGGGCAAGGTAACTTCTGGCAAAATGAGTCGTGCTAATAGCACAGCAACGCTGCCTTTTAGCAAATCGCCCAGTAAAGTAAGTGCCGCGAGCTTTTTATTACCGGTTCTCAGGGCATTAGTCGCGCCAATATTGCCAGAGCCAATGGCGCGTAAATCACCTTGCCCCATAGCTTTGGATAAGAGTAAACCAAAAGGGATAGATCCAATAAAATATGCAAGAACAAGCAAAAAAGCGGTCATAAATACCTATTAAATAAAGTGCAAAACTATCATTGCCGGCAATTGATTGCTCCTTGCAAAATATATCCGGCAGCGAGTTTATCGACCAATTCAGCCTTACGATTTCGAGAAAGGCCGCCTTCAGTCATCATACGCTCTACCGCCAGGGAGGACATTCTTTCGTCCCATAAAAAGCAGGGCAGGGCAAGCTTTTCGTGAATGTTACGCGCAAATTGCCGTATAGATTGGCATCGTGGGCCTTCTGTGCCATTCATATTAATAGGGTAGCCAATAACAAACCCCCCAACATTGCGCTCTTTAACGATTTTTTGCAGCGCCTGAATGTCTTTTGTGAATTTTCCACGGCGTATGGTATCTACAGGGGTGGCGATGCTGAGCAACACATCACTAAGCGCCATGCCAATAGTTTTTTCGCCCACATCCAGCCCCATGAGGCGCTGATTTGGCTCCAACTTACTGATAAGTTCGTTAATCGTTGTGCAAAACGGCTGTTTATCGCTTGTCATGGCCACATAAACTTATTAAAACTATGCTTTCTTTAAAGCAATCCATTACAAAAGGCAAATGTCATGGCGCTCACCAAACAAGAAGTCGAGAAAATCGGCAAACTCGCACATATTAAGCTGACCGAAGAAGACAAAGAACATTTTGGCAACGAAATCAGCCAGATTCTTAAATGGGTCGAGCAGTTGCAGGAAGTGGACACCGACGGCATAGAACAAATGACCAGCGTGGGCAGTATGACCTTGCCCCGTCGTAAAGATGAAGTAACAGATGGCCATTGCAGGGATGATATTCTCGCCAATGCGCCTAAAAGTGAATATGGCTGTTTCGCCGTTCCAAAAGTAATTGAATAGTTATGTGGTGTTTCTGTATTGCAGAAATGACAAAGGATATAAGATGACACATTTGACAGACCTGACATTAGCTGATGCGCGTGATAAAATTCATGCACGGGAAATTTCGGCCACTGAACTAACCGAGGCATTTCTTGGCGCGGTAGAAAAACATAACCCCAGCCTGAATGCATTTATTGTAACCACAGCAGATAAAGCCCGCGAGCAGGCGAAGGCGTCCGATGCGAAAATTGCCTCTGGCGATGCCCGTCCTCTCGAGGGTATTCCGTTGGCAATCAAAGATTTGTACTGTACCAAGGGAGTGCAAACCACTGCTGCATCGCATATTTTAGAAGGGTTTGTTCCACCCTACGAATCTACCGTTACCCAAAATTTATGGGATGCCGGAGCCGTGATGCTGGGCAAAACCAATCTGGATGAATTTGCTATGGGGTCGTCAAATACGACCAGTTATTTTGGTAATGTTATCAATCCATGGAAGAAAA
It encodes the following:
- the plsY gene encoding glycerol-3-phosphate 1-O-acyltransferase PlsY, producing MTAFLLVLAYFIGSIPFGLLLSKAMGQGDLRAIGSGNIGATNALRTGNKKLAALTLLGDLLKGSVAVLLARLILPEVTLPLAVTPPVTVPSIFVAVAGLLAVLGHIFPVWLKFKGGKGVATALGVLLALTPLVFFAAIATWLIVFKLWRISSLAALVAFALAPLFSFFISDMHVTFIILLITMIIFITHRANINRLLQGEESSFKNKK
- the ruvX gene encoding Holliday junction resolvase RuvX; its protein translation is MTSDKQPFCTTINELISKLEPNQRLMGLDVGEKTIGMALSDVLLSIATPVDTIRRGKFTKDIQALQKIVKERNVGGFVIGYPINMNGTEGPRCQSIRQFARNIHEKLALPCFLWDERMSSLAVERMMTEGGLSRNRKAELVDKLAAGYILQGAINCRQ
- the gatC gene encoding Asp-tRNA(Asn)/Glu-tRNA(Gln) amidotransferase subunit GatC encodes the protein MALTKQEVEKIGKLAHIKLTEEDKEHFGNEISQILKWVEQLQEVDTDGIEQMTSVGSMTLPRRKDEVTDGHCRDDILANAPKSEYGCFAVPKVIE